GGCATGGGCGAGCTCTTGCAGGAAGGCAAACTCGCCCGCAATCGCGTTCATGACGTCGGTGTTGAAGCCGATGATGCGCATGGCGTCGTAGGTGAGCTGCATATCGACCATGCTGAGATACAGATCGACGTAGGACGGGAAGCGTCCTGTGTCTTCCGCCTCCACGATGGTGCAGCCGTTCTCTTTCAGCAGGCGGGAGTACCCTGGGATGTCCTGCACGTTGGCAAACTTCATGAAGCCCAAAAACCGCTCGGCCTCCGCATCGGACAGCCCGGCCGGCCCCTCGATCCAGTCGGTAAAGGCAATGGTCCCCCCAGGCTTGAGCAGGCGCGCCGCCTCGGCGATGAGCTTGGCCTTGTCGGTGACATAGCACCACGCGTCTTCACCCCACACAAAATCCGCGCTCGCTGCGGGAAGGCCGCTGTTGCAAACGTCAGCGAGCACCAAACGGATACGATCGCCGAGCCCTTCCTCGTCGCAGCGCTTGCGGCCGCGGTCGACGACCGTTTCGGTTGCGTCGACGCCCGTCATTGAGGCGACGTTGCGGAAGCGCACCAGGCAGCGCATGCCCGCGCCGTTACAACAGCAGAGGTCAACCCCGTGGTGTCCCGCGCCGATGCCGGCCCGCTCCGCCAGATCCATGGACGACTTGAAGCCGCCGATGTGGATCTGCTGGCCCATGAGGAGTTCCCAGAGATCTCCCTCTTGGCCGTTATAGACGGCGGTGACGTCCTTGAGACCAACATTGGGAATGGATTTCATCGGTGACCTCCTTTGTCCGACGAACATACCTACCGAACGGTCGGACGGGTCGAAATGACGATCGTTGCCGCCTGACATGACAAATGGCAGGTCAGCGAAACAGGTGGGGTCCCGCGTGGCGGTGGTCAAGGGAGAGCCGGGCTGGTAAGGTAAACTCGCGCTGGAAAGGAGCCGCGAATGGCTGCGCCATCGTGTGATCTAAATACGCAACGTTTGCGCGAAGCGATTCAGA
This sequence is a window from Candidatus Binatia bacterium. Protein-coding genes within it:
- a CDS encoding methyltransferase domain-containing protein gives rise to the protein MKSIPNVGLKDVTAVYNGQEGDLWELLMGQQIHIGGFKSSMDLAERAGIGAGHHGVDLCCCNGAGMRCLVRFRNVASMTGVDATETVVDRGRKRCDEEGLGDRIRLVLADVCNSGLPAASADFVWGEDAWCYVTDKAKLIAEAARLLKPGGTIAFTDWIEGPAGLSDAEAERFLGFMKFANVQDIPGYSRLLKENGCTIVEAEDTGRFPSYVDLYLSMVDMQLTYDAMRIIGFNTDVMNAIAGEFAFLQELAHAGKIAQGRFIARRK